TTTCAATACGTTCATGAAGTGTCTCCAGTCAAAAATGTCTTTGAAAGTACTGCAAATCACAAATAATTAACTCTTCAAAATTCCACTTATTTTCTTGGAGAATATCTTGGTTGTGTAGGGAGTAAATAAGATAAAAACCTTGGGTCAGTCCAGAAAGATTCATGGTCGAggagaggaagaacaagagtTGCATTCATAATCTTTGCTGCAGCAACCATGTCACATATCTGCATttcagttgaaaaaaaaaacaatagagaaaGATAAGTAAACACCAGAGATCAAATATGTGTAAAACATACTTTCACATGAACTCTCACTCACCCCAGTTCTCATCTGATTCAATCCGCCGTTCGAGTGTACTAAAAGATAGCCGTTGGTTTTCCTACGCAGCCctgaaatcaaacaaacattTCAGAAAACTAGAAAACTGCAACTCTTGTATAAAGAAAGAATCAGGAAATGCAAGTTAACTGTCTTTACTTGAACGGTTCTTCGGACGTGACACACACTGGTGATAATTTTCGCTTTCAGGTTTCTGCCATATTTCCGGAATCTATAAAATCGCCAAATCATTGGAAAATCAAGTCAAAACATATAAATGAGTGTGTGGTTTCATACGTTGCAGAAACAACCAAAGTTAATAAATCTAAAGTCAAAAGTTCATAAATTTCAATCATCCCAACAACAAATGCATTGTTTTGGAATTTACACCGttccaaaaaaaacccaaaaggaGTTTACATTAAAGATCATTCCTTTTTAGTATTGACACAATCCACCAGATTTGACACAAAGGAACAAAATCTCAGGGCttttagatttgattattaataaataatgcaTTCCAGCAACACATAGTCGAAGGTCAATGGGAAACTGTAGAAAGTGGTAATCCATACCAAACTAAAAAGGCTGCTCAATATCCAATTTTGACTAATTCCTCGTCAAATTCATTATTAACGAATCTCAGAAATTATGCAAAAACGAATTTTAATTGGTAAAAGCTAATATGATTCGTTTTAGTTTAATGATTTAATCCTACCCCACTTTTTCTATTTGGaaattttcccgagaaaaagacagaaaaaacaaacaaagcgcCAATTTCCGttaaaaatccaatctttgaccccaaaaaaaactcttcaaCGGAattagaaaacagaggaaaaaaattaGCAACAAAACgctttctgggtttttgatcagaaagctcaaaactttttcaggaaaaataaataaaaaaactgatcAAATGACGAAACTAATGTTTCAAATTCATAAGAATCTGAAATGCGTATAGcttaaagctttgatttttattttttatttttattttttttgtcaaggaagaaagaaacataCGGGAAGCTTTTCAACGACGACGTTCTCCGTCATTGCACGTTGAGCCATTGACCAATCTTCGTGTAACGCCCGTACGACAACGAGCTCATTCAAATCTCTCCGGTGCGCGTGGTCAACGACGCGCCCGCTCATGAGAGAGACTCTAAGGAAGAGAGAAGCGACGACGAGGATCATGAGAAGGCCCAAGATCCGACGACCCATGTTTCTCCCGGAACAAAAGAACCAACCTTGACCCACCACAGCCGTTGATCCGCCACCGTCGCATAGAAACGGTAACCGTAGTTTACGTAGGAGAAGGTACCGAATCGTCGGGTGGTGATGGTGGTAGTGATGATAATCGTGGTGGTAGTGGGATCCGCTAGAGGAGGAACCAATTGAGGAAGGTGAGGAACACGCGCCGCCTTGTAAACCGGCTTCTCCGTCGTCTAAATCAGGGGAGACGGAGATGTTGacagtgttgttgttgttgcagtaATCGGAGGAAATGGAGGGTCGTTCGGAGGTTGTTTCTAAGGAATCTCCGACACGGCGGCGTGTGGTGGTTGTTGGGGCAGTGATTGGTGCAACGGCCAAAGGGCTTGCACCGGCCGCCGACATATCGCCGCCTGAGAAAGCAAAATCAATCTCCGGGAAAGCGCCAAATTGAAAaaaggattgattttttttttttaagagagagagagagaaaaaaagttggtttattttttttgtttttggtttgtttaataaGTTCGTTGGtgtgttattttgattttaggaGGGTGTTTAGTAGTGGTTGGGCATGTTATGGTTTTATTTTGGGGTTTCTGTATTAGCCACCGTGAGATTCGGCTATAAGCTGTGAGAGgtgtctaaactttttttttttcttctaatctctctgttttggtgagtttgtgtatttatatatagtttagatttatgttatgtatgtatgtgtgtgtggaCCTTTTgctaatcatttattttttttggttgattttacattcttttaaaaattatggtGTGTTGGGTAATTCCCAAATGCGAACATCTTATTTTGATAAATCTCAAAAGATCAACTTTAATAACTTTAATGTAGTATAAATCTTAATAAGATATTAGTTTTTAGGATATAACAAAACTGAATTATGGGCTACtttacaaaatatacaaatgttTATAGTATGTTGTATCACATTGGTTAAATTCATCTGATTAATGTATTTCCAGGTTTGAAGGCCGattgaaaataaatacaaatctTAATGGTGGAATGTAATTATGCAAGTAACTTaccaactaaaaagaaaaaaacaaactgtaATGTTTACCAAAACATGAAAAtgcataatttttgttttcacctaaaaaaaatgtaagtgaAAATTCATTACAAAACATAGTTGTTTATTTATGACAATTGGTTGAgaatttatgtttctttatcttacatatgtaaaaaatttaacaattgTAAAGTAAGAAAAGAATTGTTTACTAATATTTAAAGAATTTacaaacttcttaacaaaattttaatatatttttaatatttctatgtttttatCGAATACAATTTAGGctatattaaaattcattaaaaatatttagcttATCCAAAATATAAGTGTATATTGGTAAAGTAGTATTACATTTATGCAAAATATATCCAACCACACAACTTAAAAATAGTAATTTCATCATGTGATATTTTGTTATGCATTTTTAATACTACTAAAATGTCATTTTGGAATCATGTTATGTTTACCAATGGAAGTCTAAGTATAGAGAACACTAAACTGGTCACAATCCTTTGATCTAATACAATTTGTTTACACTCCAAGAAATTGTAATAATACAGCTCATGTCTTAGCAAAATTTGGATGTACTACACAACCTTTTTATTCAGCACTAGAATTAGACccatgctagagcacgggttaacatttattttatttattttataatttttatttaaagtgttatatatatatgattgttttatttgtttaaatttttttttctttgctcaaACACTATGCaatgaaatcatatgttgaatataacttatgaaaataacatctattttgtaagatctattctagtagatttagattttaacctgcggtacaatgcagtttaagttatttgataaaaatattaatttctgtttgttaattttatttgatttgtttagtttctaaaattatatattgtattttgattgttaattatatgacttaacctacactataccgcatattagttattttgttacagtattaattaatagatttaattagatacgtttattaatctaatattcatattgttaacaaaataataagatgatattttatccatgtagcaccgaattaatgatattttaagtttctattaatatctactcaaacatgtctAGCCATATAACACGTCgtgtaatattttaatttgttgtacactgcagaaaaaacttcataaaaatctaaatatatttttaacatttaaaatgttttaataaagtttcttttttcttagaaattgaactacttataatatttgaacttcttataaagtttaaatgttattaatatcttaaacaattataaaaattaaatgttttaataattgaaatattaataatctataaaaattttaaaaagttcacaaaataatgaaatgatattttacccGTATAGCAacgaattaatgacattttaattttttattaatatcaactcaaaCATGTCATGCCATATAACCCATCaggtgatattttaattcgtatatattattaaaatttaaaatgtttgaataaattttattattttagaaattgaaatacttataatatttgaacttcttataaagtttaaatattattcatatcttaaacattttataaaaagataaatgttttaataattgaaatagtcataatctttaaaatttttaaaaagttatacatttgaatttttaaagttattaaaagttgaaattctttaaaataaaaaaccataataaaatgcataacatttttaatttcaatgcctgataaatcaaggtttctgctcattcgtattcagaatcattttggtctcttttttattaatatgactttgaatcattgcctagttttcttaggtgatgtagggcattttgtatatttttctttattcatcagttgagcaatatatttctgtttaaaaaaaaattacatcatatgcagaaaaaatcataaattttattaactaaatatattagataaaaaaataaaataatttaaatataaaataaaataaatgtgaaagaagaatcacatatttttgttttaattaggttgagagatttccttatcttttaaatgttacctataattgatttatatgttactaaTTAACTAAATCTATACTATCCTTACTTACCAAAAATCAGACTAACCCATATATTATGATACATCTATGTCACaagtttataataaaaaaatcataaatatatctattatatagtatacaaaaaaaagttgtgtacttccgttttattatatagtggATGTTCTATTTCCTGTATGGTTAACAGAAACTTTTTGTAAAGATTActatttatcatctatataaattccttttagacggaaaaaaaaagagaacactAAACTACACATTGCAGTTgtttacaaatgaaaaataaattctatTACACAATGCTCCTCGACGAAAAAGTCGGAcgctaatatatataatttttgctATAATCTTataagattagattttttttttggtcaccatAAGATTATAtttatcttcctcttttttcgAGTTTCTTTATATTAGATGCTCCATATCCTTCTTCTGTTCTTCATAATCCAAAATGAATCTTTTATGTTCGGCCTCCAAATCCGCATATGTTAATTTTAGCGTCCGTGATGAGTTTTGAGATAGGAACCCCTGaatatattatcaatttatcatagAACACCAATTGTCACGAACGATGTAAATAACAAAAGCCTCGATCGGGTTGAAGTGGTCAAATGATAtcttatatttgtctcttcttaaTTCACCATAGACAATAAACAAGACCTTTTTCGGGTAAAGATACTACGCATAAAAGGTTATTGGCCGGAGATGGAAGAGAGTGCAAACTCCTTCAAGATCGATCTTTGCATGAAACAAATTGTCCAtaagatttaacaaaaaaaaaaaaaacaaattgtccATAAGATTAAGATCGCAGAGAGAACgtttttgctttcttgtttttaaataCGTTTTGAAACAAAAGACTAAACGttttaatctaaattaattTCTTACTTTTCTTGAGTTTGTAAAGTGTAAACTCTTCTCTATTGGCAGACCTAATtcagtatatatacatacaatcACCCTTTATTAAATACATGCattaatcttacatttttttaagaatcatCACAACTTTATATTTACCATCTTAAAAGTATAGTTCTAACCTATCCCACAACAAGAATGGTTCATACCCGATCCACTAACTCACCCCACACCCCTACATGTGCGAATGTGCCACGCCACACATGTCGTTCGTTTactcttaattattattattacgattttttaaatttggaaaaatgaaCAATCCAACTTAGTTGCTATCACTACATGTTTTAAAAAGCGTTATCTTTTCCTTTAAATGTTTCAGGTTTAGCTAATTTTTtacacaagaaaataaaaaacgtaCAATTTACATTTGATTAAGATGTTATCATGTGGGGCAAACCTTAGATTTGCAGCCAATATAATTGGACACGTACATCATCAGCCTCCTATCTCTTGCTACCACGTGTATACATTCCAAACACTTTGCGGATCTCAAGCCGGTCGGCAAAAGCACCAGCGTGAAATTCGTCATTCTGCATCTTCTTCGTGCCTTTGATGGCCGTTGGATCCGAATCAGACGGCCGATACACGATCTATCTCGATCCAACATGTGAACTTGTCATTTGCGTAAGTCAAGTACCAAAATCATTTGTATATCTTTGGGACGAGGTATACACAAAATATAATGTGTTGTgctagaaaattaaaaatcatactTGTATTCTATGAATATTGTCGTATGTAAACAGATTTTGGATGTAAATGAATGTACGTATATTGTAGATCAATGATAGGcgttttgtttatcttttagaACTTGATGACCTATGTTAAGATAAAATTGCTTTTATAACAAGATTTCGTTTGTGAATTAACCAATCATATAGAAACGGTAGAATTGTGTTTCTTAAGGCGAAAATGCAACTAGAAGAAGGAATCGTAgaagattttggttttatatggAAATCTCTTATTTGTGGATGATGTAtgcgtcttttttttttttttaattatttcttaagaagtattttaaaaaactagttTGGTGATTTAGTTAGTTCTTTCTTGAAGAAAGGAAAGAACTATTGGAGTATATAATGACATAAAGACACGCCACCATTCTTCTTCCAAAGAAAGAAGTGAAGAGAGCAAGAATAATTTTGTTACAATCGACATAAAATTCAAATGTGTGTTCATGCTGCACTGAAATGATTTATTTGGGAAGTGATCGTTGCGGAATCCGATCGTTGCAGGTGAAGAGTGAACATAACGAAGACATACGCACGCACAAATCGGTGTGATTAGCTGGACAGGAGCATTGTTTTACTTCTTTGTACCTTCGATCATGTTCTTGtataaatcaagatttttgtTGAGGCTAAATTTTCACATGTATTTGTTCTTCTGAAAAGTTGAATCATCTCTAATTGTAGTTGGAACTTAATGGACTATTTGAAAGAAACAACTATACTCgctataaaatacaaataaaatcctatatatatactgaCTTATTCtaataaatctttataaaaaaaactcaacataTGTGATATGTGGAACTATAGGTTCAGTCATTACCTTCTTAACAAGTTGATCCCCTTAAGCATGATCAAGACGATTCTCTACTCTATTGTCTTTTTTAGCCTTTTggataaacattttttttttaccttttggaTAAACATTATTTCGAAGACATTTTactgttgacaaaaaacaaaaacaaaaaaaaagacattttacaaaattttcaagTGAACCCAAAACTTACTATTCAAAAGATTAGTCTTGGGTCTCGACCTCAAACCTTAAATGGACCGTTCCATGTTCGAAATGTCGGGTCGGGTaagaatttgtgaaaaatttggaatttcttaatataagtttagagatttttgttagttttacaACAACCAATAACGATCGTGTGACTAAAACTGAGTAATGACTAAATGAATGagtacttatttgtttttttaatttgtgaaaaaaaaaagagtacttatttgttttaagaaaagaaaaaaaaaaaacgttttgtacttaaatgttaaattttgaaagttgaatatatttttgaatgGTTAGGGTAAGAAAAAGGATTTATTTGCAAATTTCCGTTATTTaagttggagagagagagagagagagagagagagagagagagagagagaggaaggttTTTAACTCAAAATATcgcaaaaccctaaaaaacagtttgggtttttttgtttgcctcACCTCCCCACTCTCAATTCCAAAACACTGCGCCGGAGAAAAGACATGGAGACGGAGACAGACCAAATATACCATCTCGATGTCGGAAATCTCCTAGGTTTCAATCCGAATCATCGTTTCCCTTCTGCTCCTTCTTCAAGGTTCGTCCTTTCTCGTCTTATCTATTTCCCTGAACCTTGTGTTAAGTTTTTTaacggcggcggcggcggcggcttgatatatatatatatatacatatacatattttttgtattgattAGATGATTGAAGGTGGGTTTAGCTTCATACTAACGATTACTGAATTAGAGAAGTGAAATATGCATTTTTTCATagaaaagctttgatttttcatAGACTTTATGTTCTATTTAAGTACCTTAAACCATGAACCAATTGAAAAAGTTGTGTGTTGGCTGTTAATTTCAGCGACCTCTCTCGGTGCTGTTTGTAGTTTTGGGAGTTAAATCATCTTTCTGAGTTACAATCTTATCTAATTAAAACAATGCTGTGTCGCTATCACATAATATTGTTTTATGTTGAGttacttgtttcttgtttagAGTTTATTTTGTTGCTATCCTTGATGATTGTTTCTTCGAATTATATTAGGGAGGAGCTTGTGAAGGAGTGCATTGAGGAGAGCAGAAAACTTGTTCAGGCAATAGCTAACGCTCTTTTCAACTTTACTTCAACTGAAACTAATGATGGTCCTATTGTCCAGTTGCCTCCTCCTACTACCAAACTTCCTAGAGAGAAACATGTAAGACCTTCTTTTTTAGTTGTCACTACCAACACTGGATGTTGTTATAGTATGGGTTTTGGGAGTTTGCAAAATTAGACTACACATGGATGCAACCAGTTTTAGATGCATCTTGTATGATCTTAACATATCTAGCATCTTACAAGGGTGTTCATAATCTGCTCATCACTTATTTTACGAACGTAATTAAGTATGCTaaccttctcttttttgtttcccAGGTTCCAAGGCCTAAGCCTCCTACAAAGTGGGAAGAATTTGCGCTTAAGAAAGGTAAGGCTATTTGAGAAATTCTCTTGAAGATTGCAAGCTTGAGATTTAGATTGGTTGACGACCTCTTTGTTCTATAGTTTGAAGTTACtgatgtttattttgtttgaaattgttCTTGCTTCTGTTTTTAGGTATACAGAAGCGCAAGAAGGACAAAGTTGTCTGGGACGAACAAACTGATCAGTTTAAGCGTCGCCATGGTTACGACCGTGTTAACGATGATAATGATGTTCCCATTATTGAAGCAAAGGCAACAGATGGTAGGTGTTGAGGGAAAAATTATCTTTATCTTTGTTGTTTTGGCACCAAGATTAATCTTGTTAGATACATTGTTGAAATCTAATCTCTTTGAGTGTGAAGACTTTATATGGAGTTGCATTACAAGTTGTATTTTCCTACTATTTATGAAAGCTTTTGGATAACTGCAGAACCAGGAGAAGATCCTTTTGCCAAGAGACTAGacgagaaaaagaagagagtggGAAAGCAACAAAAGAATAGACTTCAGAATTTAAAGGCAGCTGAAAAAGCTGGTGCTTTACCGAGGTAAAACAGCTTCTTTGATTGGTATATCGCAAATGTTATCCTTGCCTGAGATAGCATACCAATATAGTTTGCtaaactttttagttttatctGACGGAAAGAAATTTATAAGTCAATCCTAGCTCCGTCTTTATGAGCTTAAGCTTGATTAGTTGCTTTTTATTTGTCAATGCATTTTACAGTTTTATGGTTTGAGCTGTTCATTTT
The sequence above is drawn from the Camelina sativa cultivar DH55 chromosome 4, Cs, whole genome shotgun sequence genome and encodes:
- the LOC104782232 gene encoding ribosome biogenesis regulatory protein homolog, which produces METETDQIYHLDVGNLLGFNPNHRFPSAPSSREELVKECIEESRKLVQAIANALFNFTSTETNDGPIVQLPPPTTKLPREKHVPRPKPPTKWEEFALKKGIQKRKKDKVVWDEQTDQFKRRHGYDRVNDDNDVPIIEAKATDEPGEDPFAKRLDEKKKRVGKQQKNRLQNLKAAEKAGALPSHVQLAATSLPISGTKSQPKKIGKDELGDVAGLAATSTASGGKFDKKLPGEKPPKKQSKHHQYLPVVAGRGAVNPEKEQTNNVLSKIFSKHSHEILNVGKAINMYNVKKEKKKSGRSDKSGRSDNLKPKKDITKKPANKAK